Proteins from a genomic interval of Brucella intermedia LMG 3301:
- the mutL gene encoding DNA mismatch repair endonuclease MutL, whose amino-acid sequence MPIRHLSETIINQIAAGEVIERPASVIKELVENAIDAGATRIEVVTGGGGKTLLRVTDNGSGIPVDELPLAVSRHCTSKLSDDVHDIRALGFRGEALPSIGSVAKLVLKSRPQDADSGFEVSVSGGHLDGPRPSALNRGTIAEVRDLFYATPARLKFMKTDRAEASAITDVIKRIAIAFPHIRFSLAGSDRTPLELAATGSGAEATLERINQVLGKEFGENALAIDAERDGVRLAGFVGIPSHNRGNALHQFAYVNGRPVRDKQLFGALRGAYADVMARDRHPVAVLFLTLDPALVDVNVHPAKADVRFRDPGLVRGLIVGAIKQALAQSGIRPATSGADAMLQAFRAEGLQPSPSSFASRSSSTGYASGGWRPAPPAPRTEWSPQTAHPAHRPLDFATSPSFQESEQATLAAVNVLAADARATVHEAPAELQQKPLGAARAQIHANYIVSQTEDSLVIVDQHAAHERLVYEALKNALHSRPIPGQMLLIPEIVDLPEEDAERLATHAETLARFGLGIEQFGPGAIVVRETPAMLGEMNVQQLIRDLSDEIAEHDTSDGLKAMLNHVAATMACHGSVRSGRRLKPEEMNALLREMESTPGSGTCNHGRPTYIELKLTDIERLFGRR is encoded by the coding sequence ATGCCCATTCGACACTTAAGCGAAACCATCATCAACCAGATCGCGGCGGGTGAAGTCATCGAGCGCCCCGCCAGCGTCATCAAGGAACTTGTCGAAAACGCCATCGACGCCGGAGCGACCCGCATCGAGGTCGTAACGGGGGGCGGCGGCAAGACCTTGTTGCGGGTAACGGACAATGGGTCCGGCATTCCCGTTGACGAACTTCCCTTGGCAGTTTCCCGCCACTGCACCTCCAAGCTTTCAGACGATGTGCACGACATCCGTGCTCTGGGATTTCGTGGCGAGGCCCTTCCATCAATCGGCTCGGTGGCCAAGCTGGTGCTCAAATCCCGTCCGCAAGACGCCGACTCCGGCTTCGAAGTTTCTGTTTCCGGCGGGCATCTGGACGGGCCCCGCCCCTCAGCGCTCAATCGCGGAACGATAGCGGAGGTGCGTGACCTTTTTTATGCGACGCCGGCCCGCCTCAAATTCATGAAGACTGACCGCGCGGAAGCTTCCGCCATAACCGATGTCATCAAACGCATCGCGATTGCCTTTCCGCATATCCGCTTTTCCCTTGCAGGCAGCGACAGGACGCCGCTGGAGCTTGCGGCAACGGGCAGCGGCGCCGAAGCAACGCTTGAGCGCATCAATCAGGTATTGGGAAAAGAGTTCGGCGAAAATGCGCTGGCCATAGATGCCGAGCGCGACGGTGTGCGGCTGGCGGGTTTCGTCGGCATTCCCTCTCATAATCGCGGCAATGCCTTGCATCAGTTCGCCTATGTGAACGGTCGCCCGGTGCGTGACAAGCAGCTTTTCGGTGCATTGCGCGGAGCCTATGCAGACGTGATGGCGCGGGATCGCCATCCGGTTGCCGTATTGTTCCTGACGCTGGATCCCGCGCTGGTCGACGTCAACGTGCATCCTGCCAAGGCCGACGTGCGTTTCCGGGATCCGGGTCTTGTGCGCGGGCTGATCGTCGGCGCGATCAAGCAGGCACTGGCGCAATCGGGCATAAGGCCCGCGACGAGCGGCGCCGATGCCATGCTGCAAGCCTTCCGCGCCGAAGGGTTGCAGCCCTCGCCGTCCTCCTTTGCCTCGCGTTCTTCCTCTACAGGTTACGCCTCCGGCGGCTGGCGTCCTGCACCTCCCGCCCCGCGGACGGAATGGTCTCCGCAGACTGCGCATCCAGCCCATAGGCCACTCGATTTCGCAACCTCGCCATCTTTTCAGGAGAGCGAGCAGGCGACGCTTGCAGCCGTCAATGTGCTCGCGGCGGATGCCCGTGCAACAGTTCACGAAGCGCCAGCGGAACTACAGCAGAAACCACTGGGAGCAGCCCGCGCACAAATCCACGCCAACTACATCGTGTCACAGACGGAAGACAGTCTCGTCATCGTGGACCAGCACGCTGCACACGAACGCCTTGTTTACGAAGCCTTGAAAAACGCATTGCATTCCCGCCCGATACCGGGACAGATGTTGCTTATTCCTGAAATCGTCGACCTTCCGGAGGAGGACGCCGAACGGCTGGCAACACACGCGGAAACGCTTGCTCGCTTCGGCCTCGGGATCGAGCAATTCGGGCCGGGCGCTATCGTCGTGCGTGAAACGCCAGCCATGCTCGGAGAAATGAATGTGCAGCAATTGATCCGCGATCTGTCGGACGAGATTGCGGAGCACGACACTTCCGATGGGCTGAAAGCAATGTTGAACCATGTGGCGGCGACGATGGCCTGTCATGGTTCCGTGCGCTCTGGACGGCGGTTGAAGCCTGAAGAAATGAATGCGCTTCTGCGTGAAATGGAATCCACTCCCGGCTCAGGCACCTGCAACCACGGTCGTCCGACCTATATCGAACTGAAGCTGACTGACATCGAACGGCTTTTCGGCAGGCGCTGA
- a CDS encoding DUF2093 domain-containing protein — protein MNKFESPRSSEAVLRYLDGDYEIVRHGAYVACAVTGAHIPLDELKYWSVARQEPYATGLISFERELEVNPELRSRRKA, from the coding sequence ATGAATAAATTTGAATCGCCCCGTTCCTCCGAAGCTGTTCTGCGCTATCTCGACGGTGACTACGAGATCGTCCGGCATGGTGCCTATGTGGCATGTGCAGTGACCGGCGCTCACATCCCGCTCGATGAACTGAAATATTGGAGCGTAGCCCGGCAGGAGCCTTATGCAACGGGGCTGATTTCTTTTGAACGGGAGTTGGAAGTCAATCCCGAGCTGCGCAGCCGCAGGAAGGCTTAA
- a CDS encoding P1 family peptidase — MDRRRFAMSLAGLGAMPLVVNVASAANKGGESVLELMGGSITDVPGIKLGHHTLTKRPTGCTVLLCEEGASAGVDVRGSAPGTRETDLLDPINYVQQVQAILLSGGSAYGLAAATGVMRYLEENNLGFKIGKGVVPIVPAAILMDLGVGDFSVRPGEEDGYLACKAAKAEPSGEGNIGAGAGATVGKMFGMDYAMKGGLGTASYKVPGTEIVVGAIVAVNAVGDVYAPNSRRILAGARTEDGKGFRDTMSAIMQGYGVVKSGGANTTIGAIATNVPFDKAQLKKIAGMAHDGFARTINPIHTMWDGDTIFALSTGKAKGVEADVTAIGAIAATVMAEAVARAVINADSLKDLNLPAHKDYAKE, encoded by the coding sequence ATGGATCGCAGAAGATTTGCCATGTCGCTTGCAGGACTTGGAGCAATGCCCCTTGTCGTCAATGTAGCGTCCGCTGCCAACAAGGGAGGAGAAAGCGTGCTGGAACTCATGGGTGGAAGTATTACGGATGTGCCCGGAATTAAGCTGGGTCATCATACGCTGACAAAGCGCCCGACCGGATGCACGGTTCTGCTTTGCGAGGAAGGCGCTTCTGCCGGGGTTGATGTGCGCGGTTCCGCACCCGGTACGCGGGAAACCGATCTGCTCGATCCGATCAATTATGTGCAGCAGGTTCAGGCTATCCTACTATCCGGCGGCAGCGCCTATGGTCTGGCGGCCGCCACCGGGGTGATGCGATATCTCGAAGAGAACAATCTCGGTTTCAAGATTGGCAAGGGCGTTGTTCCGATTGTACCGGCGGCAATCCTGATGGACCTTGGTGTTGGCGATTTTTCTGTCCGCCCCGGAGAGGAAGACGGCTATCTTGCCTGCAAGGCAGCCAAGGCGGAACCATCGGGCGAAGGCAATATCGGCGCGGGTGCAGGAGCAACTGTCGGCAAGATGTTCGGCATGGACTATGCCATGAAGGGCGGGCTTGGCACGGCGAGTTACAAGGTCCCTGGCACCGAAATCGTGGTCGGCGCCATTGTTGCCGTCAATGCTGTCGGTGACGTCTATGCCCCTAACTCACGCCGGATACTGGCCGGCGCGCGTACCGAGGACGGCAAGGGATTCCGTGATACGATGTCAGCCATCATGCAGGGTTACGGCGTGGTTAAATCGGGTGGCGCGAACACAACGATCGGCGCGATAGCGACCAATGTCCCGTTCGACAAAGCGCAGCTTAAGAAGATCGCCGGCATGGCGCATGACGGCTTTGCGCGCACGATCAACCCGATCCATACGATGTGGGACGGTGACACGATCTTCGCTCTTTCCACAGGCAAGGCGAAGGGGGTGGAGGCCGACGTAACGGCAATAGGCGCGATTGCAGCAACCGTGATGGCAGAAGCCGTGGCCCGTGCAGTTATCAATGCGGATAGCCTCAAGGATTTGAACCTGCCCGCACACAAGGATTACGCAAAAGAATAA
- the waaA gene encoding lipid IV(A) 3-deoxy-D-manno-octulosonic acid transferase — protein MSERWARNMLSAYRVLGSAAYPLMGPYIAYRASRGKEERMRRGERYGKSIIARPQGPVIWAHAASVGETVAITPLIERIAATGIHIVLTTGTVTSAKVVAEQLGNKVIHQYAPLDLQPAVNRFLNHWKPDLAIGCESEVWPATVLSLGSRHTPQVLVNGRMSDRSFAAWQKRPALAEALFENFAYVVAQSELDADRFRALGARPVSVSGNLKVDTNPPPADLQALAALQRQIAGRRTWSAISTHDGEEAIAAEVHQMLKVRYPHLVTIIVPRHPDRAPTIEAMLAEKGLKVARRSAGEPIEADTDILLGDTIGEMGLYLQLTEIAFIGNSLTKEGGHNPLEPAMMGTAVLTGRNVQNFRESFQRLIKNGGARIVKDRNMLAGAINFLFNNPQHLRGMINAGVNTVKDMRGALDRTLVALEPFIQPLILQAQLPGNRNEVAYQSGGH, from the coding sequence ATGAGCGAACGCTGGGCGCGCAATATGTTGTCTGCCTACCGCGTACTCGGCTCCGCGGCCTATCCTCTCATGGGGCCTTACATTGCCTACCGCGCTTCTCGCGGCAAGGAAGAACGCATGCGTCGTGGCGAGCGCTACGGCAAATCCATTATCGCGCGTCCCCAGGGGCCAGTCATCTGGGCTCATGCGGCGAGCGTCGGAGAAACAGTTGCAATCACACCGTTGATTGAGCGGATAGCTGCAACGGGTATTCATATCGTTCTGACAACCGGCACGGTGACGTCGGCGAAAGTTGTTGCGGAACAATTGGGTAACAAGGTTATCCACCAATATGCACCGCTGGACCTGCAGCCTGCGGTCAACAGGTTTCTCAACCACTGGAAGCCTGATCTTGCGATTGGTTGTGAATCCGAAGTCTGGCCGGCAACAGTCCTTTCACTAGGCAGCCGCCATACGCCGCAGGTTCTGGTCAACGGGCGCATGTCTGATCGCTCTTTTGCCGCCTGGCAGAAAAGACCGGCCCTGGCAGAAGCGCTCTTTGAAAATTTTGCCTATGTGGTCGCACAATCGGAACTCGACGCAGATCGCTTCCGGGCGCTGGGTGCACGGCCGGTAAGCGTTTCAGGAAATCTGAAGGTGGATACGAATCCACCACCAGCCGATCTGCAGGCGCTAGCTGCATTGCAACGCCAGATCGCCGGACGGCGGACATGGTCTGCCATTTCGACCCATGATGGTGAAGAAGCGATTGCCGCCGAAGTCCACCAGATGCTGAAAGTCCGTTATCCGCATCTTGTCACGATCATCGTGCCGCGCCATCCGGATCGCGCTCCCACCATTGAAGCCATGCTTGCTGAAAAAGGCCTGAAGGTTGCACGCAGGAGCGCCGGTGAGCCGATTGAAGCCGACACGGATATCCTTCTGGGTGACACGATCGGGGAGATGGGGCTTTATCTCCAGCTCACGGAGATTGCATTCATTGGCAACTCCCTGACCAAGGAAGGCGGGCATAATCCGCTGGAACCAGCAATGATGGGGACCGCCGTACTGACAGGGCGGAATGTCCAGAACTTCCGGGAATCCTTCCAGCGTCTCATCAAGAATGGCGGTGCGCGCATTGTGAAGGATCGCAACATGCTGGCAGGGGCGATCAACTTCCTGTTCAACAATCCCCAGCATCTGCGTGGCATGATCAATGCCGGTGTGAATACGGTGAAAGACATGCGCGGTGCGCTGGACCGGACGCTCGTAGCACTTGAGCCTTTCATCCAGCCATTGATCCTGCAGGCACAATTGCCCGGCAATCGCAATGAGGTTGCATATCAGTCGGGCGGACACTGA
- a CDS encoding lysophospholipid acyltransferase family protein produces MHSENSSGQATGRKKQGFAKRLWRRIRGPLAQSAVVRSVLVWLITAYFKFVYLTNSRLKESADPQALVGKDDPFIVTFWHGQHLMGPFICPRGIELVAMFSRSADAELNARVAEKLGLVTVRGSGGRGSRSKPEKGGARALLTLKNALKKGQSASMIADIAHGKPREAGEGIILLAKLSGRPIIPVAYAFSRNHVLEKSWDKTAIPLPFGRSIIVRGDNVWVDADADETQLEEKRMELTRQLNDATAKAYAALEKAK; encoded by the coding sequence ATGCACAGTGAAAACAGCTCAGGTCAGGCAACCGGACGGAAAAAACAGGGATTCGCGAAGCGCTTATGGCGGCGCATTCGCGGACCGCTGGCGCAGTCTGCCGTGGTCAGATCTGTGCTTGTGTGGCTGATCACCGCATACTTCAAATTCGTCTATCTCACCAATTCGCGCCTGAAGGAATCTGCCGATCCGCAAGCACTCGTCGGCAAGGACGATCCATTCATCGTGACTTTCTGGCATGGGCAGCATCTTATGGGGCCGTTCATCTGTCCCCGGGGAATCGAATTGGTTGCCATGTTTTCGCGCAGCGCGGATGCGGAGCTGAATGCGCGTGTGGCGGAGAAGCTCGGATTGGTGACGGTGCGCGGGTCTGGCGGTCGCGGTTCTCGCTCAAAACCTGAAAAGGGCGGGGCACGGGCACTTCTGACGCTGAAGAATGCTCTCAAGAAAGGGCAATCGGCGTCAATGATAGCGGATATTGCTCACGGGAAGCCGCGTGAGGCAGGAGAAGGTATCATTTTGTTGGCGAAATTATCCGGCCGTCCGATAATACCGGTTGCTTATGCCTTCTCCCGGAACCATGTTTTGGAAAAGTCGTGGGATAAAACGGCGATTCCGCTGCCCTTCGGGCGTTCGATTATCGTGCGCGGCGACAATGTATGGGTCGACGCGGATGCCGATGAAACGCAACTGGAAGAAAAACGCATGGAGCTAACGCGCCAACTCAACGACGCGACCGCCAAGGCCTATGCAGCGTTGGAGAAAGCGAAATGA
- the lpxK gene encoding tetraacyldisaccharide 4'-kinase, with amino-acid sequence MASEAPPFWWEKPDWRAMSLAPAALLYGAVAGRRLLKADPPRISLPVLCIGNFTVGGAGKTPTAIAFANGAKARGLRPGIVSRGYGGAYRGLHVVDAAHDSARYVGDEPLLLARHAPVALCPDRLKGARHLQTLGCDFIIMDDGFQSARLFADFSLLVVDAARGIGNGKVIPAGPLRAPLTDQMRKTDALLRIGKGDGADFVIRQAARAGRPIYEARLEPSSTAPVAGNRWLAFAGIGNPEKFYASVAEAGGEIVETRSFPDHHSFEADDIRNLTDAARRQGLGLITTAKDQVRLATMVGVPAGFLEKLAVLDVDLKFDRKDALGRILDTVTERFKSRVTS; translated from the coding sequence ATGGCGAGTGAGGCGCCGCCTTTCTGGTGGGAAAAGCCTGATTGGCGTGCGATGTCTCTGGCGCCTGCTGCCCTGCTTTACGGAGCGGTGGCCGGGCGTCGGCTTTTGAAGGCGGATCCGCCGCGAATTTCCCTGCCCGTACTTTGCATTGGCAATTTCACGGTGGGGGGAGCTGGAAAAACCCCGACCGCCATCGCCTTTGCCAATGGCGCAAAAGCGCGGGGTTTGCGCCCCGGTATCGTCTCGCGGGGATATGGTGGCGCTTACAGGGGATTGCACGTTGTCGATGCCGCACATGACAGTGCGCGCTACGTTGGGGACGAGCCGCTGCTATTAGCGCGCCATGCCCCGGTAGCTCTCTGTCCTGATCGACTGAAGGGAGCGCGACATCTGCAGACGCTCGGCTGCGATTTCATCATCATGGATGACGGTTTTCAGAGCGCGCGGCTTTTTGCCGATTTTTCGCTGCTGGTGGTGGATGCGGCACGCGGCATTGGAAATGGGAAAGTCATACCGGCAGGCCCGTTGCGGGCTCCGCTGACCGACCAGATGCGCAAGACCGATGCCTTGCTGCGCATTGGCAAGGGCGACGGCGCCGACTTCGTGATCCGTCAGGCAGCGCGAGCGGGCCGACCCATATATGAAGCGCGTCTTGAGCCCTCGTCTACAGCACCGGTCGCGGGTAATCGCTGGCTTGCATTTGCCGGTATCGGCAACCCTGAAAAATTCTATGCAAGTGTTGCTGAAGCAGGAGGTGAGATTGTGGAAACGCGCTCGTTTCCTGATCATCACAGTTTCGAAGCGGATGATATCCGCAACCTGACAGATGCTGCCCGCCGCCAAGGCCTGGGTCTGATCACCACGGCGAAGGATCAGGTGCGCCTGGCAACGATGGTTGGAGTCCCCGCCGGATTTCTGGAAAAACTTGCTGTCCTCGACGTCGACCTTAAATTTGATCGCAAGGATGCGCTCGGCCGAATTCTGGATACGGTCACAGAGCGCTTCAAAAGCCGCGTGACGAGCTAG
- a CDS encoding DUF4170 domain-containing protein, which translates to MSVEGDKKQLLHLVFGGELKKLGTVEFRDLENLDIVGIYPDYESAKTAWKSKAQQTVDNAHMRYFIVHLHRLLDPEGVTLKAD; encoded by the coding sequence ATGAGCGTCGAAGGCGACAAAAAGCAGCTTCTTCATCTGGTGTTTGGCGGCGAGCTGAAAAAGCTCGGTACCGTTGAATTCCGTGATCTTGAAAACCTCGATATCGTTGGCATCTACCCGGATTACGAATCGGCCAAGACCGCGTGGAAGTCCAAGGCCCAGCAAACGGTAGATAATGCCCACATGCGCTACTTCATCGTGCACCTGCATCGGTTGCTCGATCCCGAAGGTGTGACATTGAAGGCGGATTGA
- a CDS encoding 3'(2'),5'-bisphosphate nucleotidase CysQ, which yields MPEIDKHNDVSGELALLRDAAREAGRIAMRYFGRSPEVWLKDGVSPVSEADLAVDRYLKEVLLNARPDYGWISEETVDDRAAAKRSRAFVVDPIDGTRAYIAGQDQWCVSIAVIENGRPLAGVLECPARAELIVAGKGVGASQNGAAIRVRLPSPDEQVTIASARNMVTALPESWRGRAKVHPYVPSLAYRIAMVARGDIAGTFIRPNSHDWDLAAADLILGESGGAILTSDALPIAYGGPTRSHGALVAASGNLLQEMLSVVAG from the coding sequence TTGCCGGAAATTGACAAGCACAACGACGTTTCTGGAGAACTGGCCCTGTTAAGAGATGCGGCCCGCGAAGCAGGCCGCATCGCGATGCGCTACTTTGGCAGGTCGCCGGAGGTTTGGCTGAAGGATGGCGTGTCGCCGGTGAGTGAAGCGGATCTTGCCGTTGACCGCTATTTGAAAGAGGTTCTTTTGAACGCGCGGCCGGATTATGGCTGGATATCGGAAGAAACTGTCGATGATCGGGCGGCGGCCAAACGCAGCCGTGCCTTTGTGGTCGATCCAATCGACGGCACGCGTGCCTATATCGCCGGACAGGATCAATGGTGTGTGAGCATTGCCGTCATCGAAAATGGTCGTCCTTTGGCGGGTGTGCTGGAATGTCCGGCGCGAGCGGAACTCATCGTGGCGGGAAAAGGTGTCGGCGCTTCGCAGAACGGCGCTGCCATTCGTGTCAGATTACCATCGCCCGATGAACAGGTGACAATAGCATCTGCGCGCAACATGGTGACGGCACTTCCGGAAAGCTGGCGAGGCCGCGCAAAGGTTCATCCCTATGTTCCGTCTCTTGCTTACCGAATTGCAATGGTGGCGCGTGGAGATATAGCTGGCACCTTCATTCGGCCCAATTCGCATGATTGGGATCTGGCAGCAGCTGATCTGATCCTCGGTGAGTCGGGCGGGGCAATCCTGACAAGCGATGCCTTGCCGATCGCATATGGTGGACCAACGCGGAGCCATGGCGCTCTCGTTGCCGCCAGCGGGAACCTTCTGCAAGAAATGTTGAGTGTTGTCGCGGGCTGA